The following coding sequences are from one Phycisphaeraceae bacterium window:
- a CDS encoding DUF1338 family protein, producing MSRDFVDRVEMQNRLFSELSRMFGEEVPLYDKSLAVNLVCNRAVCALVGRRFPGFSMSDEQINLTSGERHGAIRIGRPDEYRWIGRFFSVFAMEPHNFYDMASIGAKSQPVIATAFRSEAYPEHRVFSSLLMTDYFDEATQERVETLLSDRCVFSDRAKALIEKDESEGGLNREDFEALIHEGTDRIFKWTGRARDHQLYKDLCEGGFKIAADIACFDSHHLNHLTPNTFCMDLYTSAMKYALGEYDEAALRLRAGAALERIRVDGDRDYMTLHFKHLTRAEIDGLPETDVSGSVVDELIDGLVDRLNEPDLDLSKLDHAGFKDFTEGPAVGTPVLLRQDAYKALTEAVVFHNPDGTETRTVHTARFGEIEQRFYATTPKGRAMYDQCLAEHEEARSQDPGLAKRDFEAYQAAQIQAYATFPKTLGELLEQGLVYGRYEPTDAGLAAAGSIQTSDLRTLVQQGYVRADGLRYEDFLPFSAAGIFASNLNQYGTTSTARQRKEYSQEMLEEILGKPIVDTDRSYRGMEAQSVLKTYERLGLTGWLSEAELSRLKKDAEGCPVGVSRRSTALVK from the coding sequence ATGTCACGCGATTTTGTTGACCGAGTTGAGATGCAGAACCGGCTGTTTTCGGAGCTGTCGCGAATGTTCGGCGAGGAGGTTCCGCTTTATGACAAGTCGCTGGCGGTGAATCTCGTGTGTAACCGGGCGGTGTGTGCTCTGGTGGGCAGGCGGTTCCCCGGCTTCTCGATGAGTGATGAGCAGATCAATCTGACGAGTGGGGAGCGGCATGGTGCGATCCGGATCGGGCGGCCGGATGAGTACCGGTGGATCGGCCGGTTCTTCTCGGTGTTCGCGATGGAACCACACAACTTCTATGACATGGCGAGCATCGGGGCGAAGAGTCAGCCGGTGATCGCGACGGCGTTTCGTTCGGAGGCGTACCCGGAGCATCGGGTGTTCTCGTCGCTGCTGATGACGGACTACTTCGATGAGGCGACGCAGGAGCGGGTTGAGACGCTGCTGTCGGATCGTTGTGTGTTCTCGGATCGAGCGAAGGCGCTGATCGAGAAGGATGAGTCAGAGGGCGGGTTGAATCGAGAGGATTTCGAGGCATTGATTCACGAGGGGACAGATCGGATCTTCAAGTGGACGGGGCGGGCGCGGGACCATCAGCTCTACAAGGATTTGTGTGAGGGTGGTTTCAAGATCGCTGCGGACATCGCGTGTTTTGATTCGCATCATCTGAATCACCTGACGCCTAACACGTTTTGTATGGATCTGTACACGTCGGCGATGAAGTATGCGTTGGGCGAGTACGACGAGGCGGCGCTGCGGTTGCGTGCGGGGGCTGCGCTGGAGCGGATTCGGGTTGATGGCGATCGAGATTACATGACGCTTCACTTCAAGCACCTGACGCGGGCGGAGATTGATGGCCTGCCTGAGACTGATGTGTCCGGTTCGGTGGTTGATGAGCTGATCGATGGTCTGGTCGATCGCCTCAACGAGCCTGATCTTGATCTGAGTAAGTTGGATCACGCGGGCTTTAAGGATTTTACGGAGGGTCCTGCGGTGGGGACGCCGGTGCTGCTGCGGCAGGATGCGTACAAGGCGCTGACGGAGGCGGTGGTGTTTCATAACCCTGACGGGACGGAGACCCGGACGGTGCACACGGCGCGGTTTGGTGAGATCGAGCAGCGGTTTTACGCGACGACGCCTAAGGGCAGGGCGATGTATGACCAGTGCTTGGCGGAGCACGAGGAGGCTCGTAGTCAGGACCCGGGCCTGGCCAAGCGGGACTTTGAGGCTTACCAAGCGGCTCAGATTCAGGCCTATGCGACGTTCCCTAAGACGCTTGGGGAGTTGCTGGAGCAGGGTCTGGTGTATGGGCGCTACGAGCCGACTGATGCTGGGCTGGCGGCGGCGGGGTCGATTCAGACGTCGGACCTCAGGACTTTGGTGCAGCAGGGGTATGTGCGTGCGGATGGGCTGAGGTACGAGGATTTTCTGCCGTTTAGCGCTGCGGGGATCTTCGCGTCGAACCTGAATCAGTATGGGACGACTTCGACGGCTCGGCAGCGAAAGGAGTATTCGCAGGAGATGCTCGAGGAGATCCTCGGCAAGCCGATCGTGGATACGGATCGGAGTTACCGCGGGATGGAAGCGCAGTCGGTGCTGAAGACCTACGAGCGGCTGGGGCTTACCGGGTGGCTATCGGAGGCTGAGTTATCGAGGTTGAAGAAGGACGCGGAAGGCTGTCCGGTCGGGGTCTCGCGGCGATCGACGGCGTTGGTCAAATAA
- a CDS encoding efflux RND transporter periplasmic adaptor subunit, whose product MSRSRRVFVVLLTVIVLAGLGIVLFPVGAASSSQRGQAEGEAMPVPVEVVAIERGPIELRRTFSGSLEAMREMTVAAKIGGRIDRVAVDLADEVSNGAEVVVLDGDEQEQAVAQAEAELAVAEANLVQARDAREIAERTMDRQATLRERGVASDAQFDSARAEQLAARSRVVVAEAQLERARSALQSAQIRLGYTRVRAIWDEEDERRVVAERRVEQGDTVAANTSLLTIVALDPIKAVVFVTEADYGLLQSGQLVALRTDAYPGRVFRGTVTRVSPVFESSSRQARVELEVPNPEGLLKPGMFVRVEMVLSRVEDALMVPEVALVRRADRPVVFMLDEELGRVRMVGVETGIVSDGRVQILEDSLAGRVVTLGQQLLDDGSVVVVPGDQSPERSETGE is encoded by the coding sequence TTGTCGCGATCCAGGCGAGTTTTCGTGGTGTTGCTGACGGTCATTGTGCTGGCAGGCCTTGGGATTGTTCTGTTCCCAGTGGGGGCTGCTTCGTCGAGTCAGCGAGGGCAGGCTGAGGGTGAGGCGATGCCTGTGCCCGTCGAGGTGGTGGCGATTGAGCGGGGTCCGATTGAACTGAGGCGGACTTTCAGCGGGAGCCTCGAGGCGATGCGCGAGATGACGGTGGCCGCCAAAATTGGTGGGCGGATCGATCGGGTGGCGGTGGATCTGGCGGATGAAGTGAGCAACGGGGCGGAGGTGGTCGTTCTGGATGGGGATGAGCAGGAGCAGGCGGTCGCTCAGGCCGAGGCGGAGCTGGCGGTGGCGGAGGCGAATCTGGTCCAGGCGCGGGATGCCCGTGAGATTGCCGAGCGGACTATGGACCGTCAGGCGACGCTGCGAGAGCGTGGCGTGGCCTCGGACGCTCAGTTCGATAGCGCTCGTGCGGAGCAGTTGGCGGCGAGGTCTCGAGTGGTGGTTGCGGAGGCTCAGCTGGAGAGGGCGCGATCGGCATTGCAGTCGGCGCAAATCCGGTTGGGCTACACGCGTGTGCGGGCCATCTGGGATGAGGAGGATGAGCGCCGGGTCGTGGCGGAACGGCGGGTTGAGCAGGGCGACACGGTGGCGGCGAATACGTCGCTGCTGACGATTGTGGCACTGGACCCGATCAAGGCGGTGGTGTTTGTGACCGAGGCTGATTACGGCCTGTTGCAATCAGGGCAGTTGGTAGCGCTTCGGACGGATGCTTATCCGGGTCGGGTGTTTCGGGGGACGGTGACACGGGTGTCGCCTGTGTTTGAGTCGAGTTCACGGCAGGCGCGTGTCGAACTGGAGGTTCCGAATCCCGAGGGGCTGTTGAAGCCGGGGATGTTTGTTCGCGTGGAGATGGTCCTGTCCCGGGTTGAGGACGCGTTGATGGTGCCGGAGGTGGCGCTGGTGCGGCGGGCGGATCGTCCGGTGGTCTTTATGTTGGATGAGGAGCTTGGTCGGGTGCGGATGGTGGGTGTTGAGACGGGGATCGTCAGTGACGGGCGGGTGCAGATTCTTGAGGATTCGCTGGCTGGGCGGGTCGTCACGCTGGGCCAGCAGTTATTGGATGACGGGTCTGTGGTGGTGGTTCCGGGTGATCAGTCGCCAGAGCGTAGTGAGACCGGCGAATGA
- a CDS encoding type II secretion system protein, which produces MNRGFSLIELVLVLAILSVIAAIAIPRMSIASDGARITSFATTLRQFARACELYHLDHKAWPPDGSSGLAPSELKGYVDEQAWANPTPLGGEWDNETADAGSVTAAIGVHFDTSDATTDALMRRVDKLIDDGALISGSFRKLASGRYYFILEESDTTANKAIATDISELLGNMSLRRD; this is translated from the coding sequence ATGAACCGCGGGTTTTCTCTCATCGAGCTTGTCCTCGTTCTGGCGATCCTCTCCGTCATCGCTGCCATCGCGATTCCGCGCATGTCCATCGCGTCCGATGGCGCACGAATCACCTCCTTCGCCACCACACTGCGCCAGTTCGCTCGCGCCTGCGAGCTCTATCACCTCGACCACAAAGCCTGGCCACCAGACGGGAGTTCCGGCTTAGCCCCCTCAGAACTCAAGGGCTACGTCGATGAACAAGCCTGGGCCAACCCCACGCCACTGGGCGGAGAATGGGACAACGAAACCGCTGACGCCGGGAGTGTCACCGCCGCCATCGGCGTCCACTTCGATACATCCGACGCCACGACCGACGCCCTCATGCGCCGCGTCGACAAGCTCATCGACGACGGCGCTCTCATATCAGGCAGCTTCCGCAAACTCGCCTCCGGCCGCTACTATTTCATCCTCGAAGAATCTGACACCACCGCCAACAAAGCCATCGCCACCGACATCAGCGAACTCCTCGGCAACATGTCCCTCCGTCGCGACTAA
- a CDS encoding PLP-dependent aspartate aminotransferase family protein, with product MKQQSRAIHEGVYQDKTWNSVTTPIYPSSTFSFPKLGTPPKYDYTRSGNPTRGGLEESLASLEGGTVSLATSTGMSAITTAMLLFEKGDHLITGNDIYGGTYRLFDAVLPKLGITFSFVDMRDVDAVKAAIRPETKALWIETPSNPLLNIVDIEAMVALAKAHGLMTLADNTFLSPIFQRPLDLEVDVVVHSTTKYINGHSDVVGGAVIAKDPELGARVRDAGNAIGSACSPFDAFLVLRGIKTLPLRMKAHQENAGKLAAWLEKHPKVSKVYYPGLASHPQRALIQKQMLGNGGMLSFELDAAEAEIPQFYAALKMLLLAESLGGVESLIEQPWSMSHASMGPKGLKESGITPQTVRISVGLEAMEDIIEDLERGFAALG from the coding sequence GTGAAACAGCAGAGTCGCGCGATCCATGAGGGTGTGTATCAGGACAAGACATGGAACTCGGTGACGACGCCGATCTATCCGTCCTCGACGTTCTCGTTCCCGAAGTTGGGGACTCCGCCGAAGTATGACTACACACGGTCGGGGAACCCGACGCGGGGCGGTCTCGAGGAGAGCCTGGCTTCGCTGGAGGGAGGGACGGTGTCGTTGGCGACCTCGACGGGGATGTCGGCGATCACGACGGCGATGCTTCTGTTTGAGAAGGGTGACCATCTGATCACGGGCAATGATATCTATGGCGGGACGTACCGGCTGTTTGATGCGGTGCTGCCGAAGCTGGGGATCACGTTTAGTTTTGTGGACATGCGGGATGTGGATGCGGTGAAGGCGGCGATCCGTCCGGAGACGAAGGCGTTGTGGATCGAGACGCCGAGTAACCCGCTGCTAAATATTGTTGATATAGAGGCGATGGTGGCGTTGGCCAAGGCGCATGGGTTGATGACGCTGGCGGACAACACGTTCTTGTCGCCTATCTTCCAGCGGCCGTTGGACCTGGAGGTTGATGTGGTTGTGCACTCGACCACGAAGTACATCAACGGTCACAGCGATGTGGTGGGCGGGGCGGTGATCGCGAAGGATCCGGAGCTAGGCGCTCGAGTACGGGATGCGGGGAATGCGATCGGGTCGGCGTGTTCTCCTTTTGACGCTTTCTTGGTGTTGCGAGGGATCAAGACGCTTCCACTTCGGATGAAGGCGCATCAGGAGAATGCGGGGAAGCTGGCGGCGTGGCTGGAGAAGCACCCGAAGGTCTCGAAGGTTTATTACCCAGGGCTGGCGAGTCATCCTCAGCGAGCGCTGATTCAGAAGCAGATGCTGGGTAACGGCGGGATGTTGAGTTTTGAGCTTGACGCGGCTGAGGCTGAGATTCCCCAGTTTTACGCTGCGTTGAAGATGCTGCTCTTGGCGGAGTCGCTGGGGGGTGTGGAGTCGCTGATCGAGCAGCCGTGGTCGATGAGTCACGCGTCGATGGGGCCGAAGGGCTTGAAGGAGTCGGGGATTACGCCTCAGACGGTCCGGATCAGCGTGGGACTGGAGGCGATGGAGGACATCATCGAGGACCTGGAGCGGGGTTTTGCGGCGCTGGGTTGA
- a CDS encoding sodium-dependent bicarbonate transport family permease — MDLSVMLDNLTSPVILFFLLGAAATLVRSDLAVPPAIARGLSIYLLMAIGLHGGVELARSGLTTHIAIVLAVAILGSVLTPLLAFWVLRFKLDTTNAAAIAACYGSISAVTFITACSFLEARGLTFGGYMVAAMALMESPAIVVGVLLARMSSPRTDNESLPWGRLGHEAFLNSAVLLLLGSLVIGYLAGDEGWAKVEPMMYEPFYGLLCVFLLDMGLIAAQRLRELGRSGPFLIAFAIAMPLVQGLMGITISWLLGFDTGDTLLMAILWGSASYIAVPAAIRLALPEANASLYLPLSLGVTFPFNIAIGIPFYLWIIESFLQ, encoded by the coding sequence TTGGACCTGAGCGTGATGCTCGACAACCTCACCTCTCCGGTCATCCTCTTCTTCCTTCTGGGAGCGGCGGCTACCCTCGTCCGCTCAGACCTTGCCGTCCCCCCCGCTATCGCCCGCGGGCTCTCGATCTACCTCCTCATGGCCATCGGGCTCCACGGCGGGGTCGAACTCGCCCGCAGCGGCCTCACCACTCACATCGCAATCGTCCTCGCCGTCGCCATCCTCGGCAGCGTCCTCACCCCTCTACTCGCCTTCTGGGTCCTCCGCTTCAAACTCGACACCACCAACGCCGCCGCTATCGCCGCCTGCTACGGCTCCATCTCAGCCGTCACTTTTATCACCGCTTGCAGCTTCCTCGAAGCCAGAGGACTCACCTTCGGCGGATACATGGTCGCCGCCATGGCCCTCATGGAGTCACCCGCCATCGTCGTCGGCGTCCTCCTCGCCAGAATGTCCAGCCCACGAACCGACAACGAATCCCTCCCCTGGGGCCGGCTCGGGCACGAAGCCTTTCTTAACTCCGCCGTCCTTTTGCTCCTGGGCAGCCTCGTCATCGGCTACCTCGCTGGCGACGAGGGCTGGGCTAAAGTCGAGCCCATGATGTACGAGCCCTTCTACGGTCTCCTCTGCGTCTTCCTCCTCGACATGGGGCTCATTGCCGCCCAACGCCTCCGCGAACTCGGCCGCTCAGGCCCCTTCCTCATCGCCTTCGCCATCGCCATGCCCCTCGTCCAGGGGCTCATGGGCATCACCATTTCGTGGCTCCTCGGGTTCGACACAGGCGACACCCTGCTCATGGCCATCCTCTGGGGCAGCGCCAGCTACATCGCCGTCCCCGCCGCCATACGACTTGCCCTGCCCGAAGCCAACGCCAGCCTCTACCTCCCCCTCTCTCTGGGTGTCACCTTCCCCTTCAACATCGCGATCGGGATTCCGTTCTACCTCTGGATCATCGAGAGCTTCCTCCAATGA